The following are from one region of the Synechococcus sp. CBW1108 genome:
- a CDS encoding dual specificity protein phosphatase, with the protein MITISAFPISWVLVQDLALGPAPVASRHLNRLEAEGITAVLSLCSTEEKAAPPDLEERFHCRRLVLPDHRSQAALSIGQLEQALAALAELRSHGPVFVHCVAAIERSPLVCLAWLMREHGLSRQNALDYMLQVHPGTGPTAAHLMLLTQLSHTAPAGLKIA; encoded by the coding sequence ATGATCACCATCTCAGCCTTCCCAATCAGTTGGGTGCTGGTTCAAGACCTAGCCCTCGGCCCCGCGCCGGTGGCCTCTAGGCATCTGAACAGGTTGGAAGCCGAGGGCATCACGGCGGTGCTCAGCCTCTGCTCCACCGAGGAAAAAGCAGCTCCGCCCGACCTAGAGGAGCGCTTCCACTGTCGTCGCCTGGTGCTGCCAGACCACCGCAGCCAGGCCGCCCTCAGCATTGGCCAACTGGAGCAGGCCCTGGCGGCTTTGGCTGAGCTGCGCAGCCATGGGCCGGTGTTTGTCCACTGTGTGGCGGCGATCGAACGCTCGCCCCTGGTCTGCCTGGCCTGGCTGATGCGGGAGCATGGTCTGAGCAGGCAGAACGCCCTTGACTACATGCTCCAAGTTCACCCTGGCACCGGCCCGACGGCAGCCCATTTGATGCTGCTTACCCAGCTCAGCCATACCGCGCCGGCAGGACTGAAAATAGCCTGA
- the gmd gene encoding GDP-mannose 4,6-dehydratase — protein sequence MTVSNSASKSALITGVAGQDGSYLAELLLEKGYSVHGIKRRASSFNTQRIDHLYQDPHETGSEGQAPKLQLHYGDLTDSSNLIRIIQQVQPDEIYNLGAQSHVAVSFESPEYTADCDALGPLRILEAVRILGLSSKTRIYQASTSELYGLVQEIPQKETTPFYPRSPYGVAKLYGYWITVNYREAYGMYACNGILFNHESPRRGETFVTRKITRGLARIDAGLDDCLYMGNLDSLRDWGHARDYVEMQWRMLQQEGPPQDFVIATGRQETVRRFIELTAEQLGWGGIEWQGEGIHEIGRRSGSSEVVVRIDPRYFRPAEVETLLGDPTMAREKLGWVPTTTLEELVAEMVAADKEEAKKEAILRLKGFAVVGSMENPPTNPMAIEQAREAIQP from the coding sequence ATGACCGTAAGCAATTCCGCCTCCAAATCCGCCCTGATCACCGGCGTCGCCGGCCAGGACGGCTCCTACCTGGCCGAGTTGTTGCTGGAGAAGGGCTACAGCGTGCATGGCATCAAGCGCCGGGCCAGCAGCTTCAACACCCAGCGGATCGATCACCTCTATCAGGATCCCCACGAGACCGGCAGCGAGGGCCAGGCCCCCAAGCTGCAACTGCACTACGGCGACCTCACGGACAGCTCCAACCTGATCCGGATCATCCAGCAGGTGCAGCCCGATGAGATCTACAACCTCGGCGCCCAGAGCCATGTAGCCGTTTCCTTCGAGAGCCCCGAATACACGGCAGACTGCGACGCCCTCGGCCCGTTGCGCATCCTCGAGGCCGTAAGGATCCTCGGCCTCAGCTCCAAAACCCGCATCTACCAGGCCTCCACCTCCGAGCTCTACGGCCTGGTGCAGGAGATCCCCCAGAAAGAAACTACCCCCTTCTATCCCCGTTCCCCCTACGGCGTGGCCAAGCTCTACGGCTACTGGATCACCGTCAACTACCGGGAGGCCTACGGCATGTATGCCTGCAACGGCATCCTCTTCAACCACGAATCCCCGCGCCGGGGTGAAACTTTTGTGACCCGCAAGATCACCCGCGGCCTGGCCCGCATTGATGCGGGGCTCGACGATTGCCTTTACATGGGCAACCTCGACTCCCTGCGGGACTGGGGCCACGCCCGCGACTATGTGGAGATGCAGTGGCGCATGCTCCAGCAGGAAGGGCCCCCGCAAGACTTCGTGATCGCCACCGGCCGGCAGGAAACGGTGCGCCGCTTCATCGAGCTCACCGCCGAGCAGCTCGGCTGGGGGGGCATCGAATGGCAAGGTGAGGGTATCCATGAGATCGGCCGCCGCTCTGGCAGCAGCGAAGTGGTGGTGCGCATCGACCCCCGCTACTTCCGCCCCGCTGAGGTGGAAACCCTGCTGGGGGATCCCACCATGGCCCGCGAGAAGTTGGGCTGGGTTCCCACCACCACCCTTGAGGAGCTGGTGGCCGAAATGGTTGCAGCCGACAAGGAAGAGGCCAAAAAAGAAGCGATCCTGCGGCTCAAGGGCTTTGCGGTGGTGGGGTCGATGGAAAACCCGCCCACCAACCCCATGGCCATCGAGCAGGCCCGCGAAGCGATCCAGCCATGA
- a CDS encoding GDP-L-fucose synthase — MSSGPTMGNAPLIQPQDRIFVAGSRGMAGSAIVRALSAAGYGQILTPPRSELDLLDGAAVSSWFDAEHPSVVVLAAAKVGGIHANATYPADFLLDNLKIQTNVIESAWRSGVRRLLFLGSSCIYPKFAEQPIREEALLTGALEPTNEWYAIAKIAGLKLCEALRRQYGFDAISLMPTNLYGPGDNYHPTNSHVLPALIRRFHEASERPEQGLGTQVSCWGTGTPLREFLHVDDLGEACLFALEHWSPGPEAIPYLNVGTGLDLSIGQLAKAVAEATGFRGEIVWDSSQSDGTPKKQLDVSRLSALGWQARIPLATGLQNTVDLFRQQLQQQLVRL, encoded by the coding sequence ATGAGCAGCGGGCCCACCATGGGCAATGCGCCCCTGATCCAGCCCCAGGATCGGATCTTCGTGGCCGGCAGCCGGGGCATGGCGGGCTCGGCGATCGTGCGGGCCCTCAGCGCCGCCGGCTATGGCCAGATCCTCACCCCCCCCCGCAGCGAGCTCGACCTGCTCGATGGGGCGGCCGTTTCCAGCTGGTTTGACGCCGAGCACCCCTCGGTGGTGGTGCTGGCGGCCGCCAAGGTGGGCGGTATCCACGCCAACGCCACCTACCCGGCCGATTTCCTGCTGGACAACCTCAAGATCCAGACCAACGTGATCGAGAGCGCTTGGCGCTCGGGCGTGCGGCGACTGCTGTTTTTGGGCAGCAGCTGCATCTACCCCAAATTTGCCGAGCAGCCGATTCGGGAGGAAGCCCTGCTCACCGGGGCGCTCGAGCCCACCAATGAGTGGTATGCGATCGCCAAGATCGCCGGCCTCAAGTTGTGCGAAGCGCTGCGCCGGCAATACGGATTCGACGCCATCAGCCTGATGCCCACCAATCTCTATGGGCCGGGCGACAACTACCACCCCACCAACAGTCACGTGCTGCCGGCACTGATCCGCCGCTTCCACGAAGCCTCCGAGCGCCCCGAGCAGGGACTGGGCACCCAGGTGAGCTGCTGGGGCACAGGCACGCCGCTGCGGGAATTCCTGCATGTGGACGACCTCGGTGAAGCCTGCCTGTTTGCCCTCGAGCACTGGAGCCCTGGGCCCGAGGCAATCCCCTATCTCAATGTGGGCACCGGCCTGGATCTCTCGATCGGCCAGCTGGCCAAGGCGGTGGCCGAGGCAACCGGCTTCCGCGGCGAGATCGTCTGGGACTCCAGCCAGAGCGATGGCACCCCGAAAAAGCAGCTGGATGTCAGTCGCCTCAGCGCCCTTGGCTGGCAGGCCCGCATTCCCCTGGCCACGGGCCTGCAGAACACGGTGGACCTGTTTCGCCAGCAACTTCAGCAGCAGCTGGTGCGCCTCTAG
- a CDS encoding peptide ligase PGM1-related protein, with the protein MTLLSFRELQRQLKPEWGRTTQAQGPDVDVLMVPSLSMDQRQIDLVTGAHHYEERQLFALMRLRDPGVRMVYTTSKPLGELVVDAVLELLPGLPTSHARRRLHLLDTDDASSRPLTAKLLERPALLARIAELLRPGRSFINCFVVSDLERQLSERLQVPLLGTDPALGYWGSKAGSRELFARCGVPHPPGSALTHNLDDLTEATADLWEAHPQLGKCVVKLNEGFGGEGNASLALAPLQLAELGAAGRRQRLRQALEQLPMPSPSWREQLGQQGALVEAWLEGGEELSSPSVQGTIHPGHPGHPGLVEMLSSHEQVLGGASGQTYQGCTFPAAAPYRQALMRHGQAVGEALAAEGALERYAVDFIARRFGDRWDLQAIEVNLRQGGTTHPYLALSAISGGSLDPASGLYHSPSGQPLHYRATDNLTASELRGLLPVDLVDIVTEAGLHFDPAKLRGSVFHLLGCLSEYGKLGMTCIGRSAAEAAAVYAATEAELLRAAQVLGR; encoded by the coding sequence ATGACCCTGCTCAGCTTCCGCGAGCTCCAGCGCCAGCTGAAGCCCGAATGGGGCCGCACCACCCAGGCCCAGGGGCCGGATGTGGATGTGCTGATGGTGCCGTCGCTGTCGATGGACCAGCGCCAGATCGACCTGGTGACTGGAGCCCACCACTACGAGGAGCGGCAGTTGTTCGCCCTGATGCGACTTCGGGATCCGGGGGTGCGCATGGTGTACACCACCAGCAAGCCCCTGGGGGAGCTGGTAGTGGATGCGGTGCTGGAGTTGCTGCCGGGCCTGCCCACCTCCCATGCGCGGCGGCGGCTGCACCTGCTCGATACCGACGATGCCTCCAGTCGGCCCCTCACCGCCAAGCTGCTGGAGCGGCCTGCCCTGCTGGCCCGCATAGCTGAGCTGCTGCGGCCAGGGCGCAGCTTCATCAACTGTTTTGTGGTGAGCGATCTGGAGCGGCAGTTGTCGGAGCGGCTGCAGGTGCCCCTGCTGGGCACCGACCCGGCCCTGGGCTACTGGGGCAGCAAGGCCGGCAGCCGGGAGCTGTTTGCCCGCTGCGGCGTACCCCATCCCCCCGGCTCGGCCCTCACCCACAACCTCGACGACCTGACGGAGGCCACCGCCGACCTCTGGGAGGCCCATCCCCAGCTGGGCAAGTGCGTCGTGAAGCTCAACGAAGGCTTCGGCGGCGAGGGCAACGCTTCCCTGGCCCTGGCCCCGCTCCAGCTGGCCGAGCTCGGTGCCGCCGGGCGGCGCCAGCGGCTGCGCCAGGCCCTTGAGCAGCTGCCGATGCCCTCCCCCAGCTGGCGTGAACAGCTGGGCCAGCAGGGGGCCCTGGTGGAAGCCTGGCTGGAGGGGGGCGAGGAGCTCAGCTCCCCCAGCGTGCAGGGCACGATTCATCCTGGCCACCCTGGCCATCCCGGCCTGGTGGAGATGCTCTCAAGCCATGAGCAGGTGCTCGGTGGCGCCAGTGGCCAGACCTACCAAGGCTGCACTTTCCCGGCGGCCGCTCCCTACCGGCAGGCCTTGATGCGCCACGGCCAGGCAGTGGGCGAGGCGCTGGCGGCGGAGGGGGCGCTGGAGCGCTACGCGGTGGATTTCATCGCCCGGCGCTTCGGCGACCGCTGGGACCTGCAGGCGATTGAGGTGAACCTGCGCCAGGGGGGCACCACCCACCCCTATCTCGCCCTCAGCGCGATCAGTGGCGGCAGCCTGGATCCGGCCAGCGGGCTCTACCACTCCCCCAGCGGCCAGCCATTGCATTACCGGGCCACCGATAACCTCACGGCTTCGGAGCTCCGCGGCCTGCTGCCGGTCGATCTGGTCGACATCGTCACCGAGGCTGGGTTGCACTTCGATCCAGCTAAGTTGCGCGGCAGCGTCTTTCACCTGCTGGGCTGTCTTTCCGAATACGGCAAGCTCGGCATGACCTGCATCGGCCGCAGTGCCGCAGAGGCTGCGGCGGTATACGCCGCCACCGAAGCCGAACTGCTTCGGGCCGCCCAGGTTCTCGGTAGGTAG
- a CDS encoding HDIG domain-containing metalloprotein, whose protein sequence is MVLRRLRSLWRQLLRLERPRQSPAIWRARDTVSVLLVCALVALVASWPWLVEPSLRPGMAAPFTLRAPQAARVLDSDALDQRRQALVQGITVQVVDGQTNRLLSQKLEQGLKAVEQQANADQPRLEPVQITAQERSWLKGLGSAELTAWAREVRQAQLRMLSQGLAPGLAEGHLLQAASLQLESLAPIPRGLGARLLAASLQGHSNLRSDQGLSQRRIEALITQQSIPTIVVQQGDLVTRQGEPISPQALDVLDYFGLVNRRPRPLTWLGHFLEALAVAGVMVLVLRRWRACLEPRQALLALGAMLVMQGFTLWLGPLASPMVLLVPPVLLLAQGLGTACGLAWLAAASLLWPLPITGLVALRLLVAVGVGSAAAVTAGRQRNRAELLQLAVLLPGAGLGVQYLLLQSRSPAVQVDLLSEALLLGGLLMAGLLLAPLVETFFGLVTRARLMELADLQRPLLRRLSVEAPGTFEHTLMIAGLAEEGARAIQADIDLVRTGALYHDVGKLHGPQWFIENQGEGSNPHDALDDPAASARILQAHVDEGLKLARRYRLPRPLADFIPEHQGTLKMGYFLHQARQRDPSTPEQRFRYLGPTPRSRETAILMLADGCEAALRSLPPGTNEAEARQMVRRIVQARQAENQLVQSGISRAELELLIRAFVRVWKRMRHRRIPYPIPARKAYSA, encoded by the coding sequence ATGGTGTTGAGGCGGCTGCGATCCCTCTGGCGTCAGCTGCTGCGACTGGAGCGCCCGCGCCAGTCGCCGGCAATCTGGCGCGCTCGAGACACGGTCTCGGTGCTTTTGGTGTGCGCCCTGGTGGCCCTGGTGGCGAGCTGGCCTTGGCTGGTGGAGCCCAGCCTGCGGCCCGGAATGGCGGCCCCGTTCACGCTGCGGGCCCCGCAGGCGGCCCGGGTGCTCGACAGTGATGCCCTGGACCAGCGCCGTCAGGCGCTGGTCCAGGGCATCACTGTCCAGGTGGTGGATGGGCAGACCAACCGACTGCTGAGCCAGAAGTTGGAGCAGGGTCTCAAGGCGGTGGAGCAGCAGGCCAACGCCGACCAACCACGCCTCGAACCGGTGCAGATCACCGCCCAGGAGCGCAGCTGGCTGAAGGGTCTGGGCAGCGCCGAGCTCACGGCCTGGGCCCGGGAGGTGCGCCAGGCCCAGTTGCGCATGCTCAGCCAGGGGCTGGCTCCCGGATTGGCTGAAGGGCACCTGCTGCAGGCCGCCAGCCTCCAACTGGAGTCGTTGGCGCCGATCCCGAGGGGGCTGGGCGCCAGGCTGCTGGCCGCTTCGCTGCAGGGCCACTCCAACCTGCGCAGTGACCAGGGCTTGAGCCAGCGGCGCATCGAGGCCCTGATCACCCAGCAGAGCATCCCCACGATCGTGGTGCAGCAAGGCGATCTGGTTACCCGCCAGGGGGAGCCCATCAGTCCCCAGGCTCTGGATGTGCTCGATTATTTCGGTCTGGTCAACCGACGGCCCCGCCCCCTGACCTGGCTGGGCCACTTCCTTGAGGCCCTGGCCGTGGCGGGGGTGATGGTGCTCGTGTTGCGGCGCTGGCGGGCCTGTCTGGAGCCACGGCAGGCCCTGCTGGCCCTGGGGGCCATGTTGGTGATGCAGGGCTTCACCCTCTGGTTGGGCCCCCTGGCCAGCCCCATGGTGCTGCTGGTGCCGCCGGTGTTGCTGCTGGCCCAGGGCCTGGGCACGGCCTGCGGCCTGGCCTGGCTGGCGGCGGCCAGCTTGCTATGGCCCCTACCCATCACGGGCCTGGTTGCCCTGCGGCTGCTGGTGGCCGTTGGCGTGGGCAGCGCAGCGGCGGTGACGGCCGGCCGGCAGCGCAACCGGGCCGAACTGCTGCAGCTGGCCGTGCTGCTGCCGGGGGCGGGCCTGGGAGTTCAGTATCTGCTGCTGCAGAGCCGCAGCCCGGCGGTGCAGGTAGACCTGCTCAGCGAGGCCCTGCTGCTGGGCGGGCTGTTGATGGCGGGACTGCTGCTGGCCCCACTGGTGGAGACCTTCTTCGGGCTTGTGACCCGGGCGCGGCTGATGGAGCTGGCCGACCTGCAGCGGCCGCTGCTGCGGCGGCTATCGGTTGAGGCGCCAGGCACCTTCGAACACACTCTGATGATCGCCGGCCTGGCTGAGGAGGGGGCTCGGGCGATCCAGGCCGATATCGACCTGGTGCGTACCGGGGCCCTTTATCACGACGTGGGCAAGCTGCATGGCCCCCAGTGGTTCATCGAAAACCAAGGGGAAGGCAGCAACCCCCACGACGCCCTTGATGACCCCGCCGCCAGCGCCCGAATCCTCCAGGCCCATGTGGATGAGGGGCTGAAGCTGGCCCGCCGCTATCGGCTGCCCCGGCCCCTCGCCGACTTTATCCCCGAGCACCAGGGCACTTTGAAGATGGGCTACTTCCTCCACCAGGCTCGCCAGAGGGATCCCAGTACCCCCGAACAGCGGTTTCGCTATCTGGGCCCCACGCCCCGCAGTCGGGAAACGGCAATCCTGATGCTGGCCGATGGCTGTGAAGCTGCCCTGCGCTCTCTGCCTCCTGGCACCAACGAAGCGGAGGCACGCCAGATGGTGCGTCGCATCGTGCAGGCGCGCCAGGCTGAAAACCAGCTGGTGCAGAGCGGGATCAGCCGGGCCGAACTAGAACTGCTGATCCGTGCCTTCGTGCGGGTGTGGAAGCGGATGCGCCACCGTCGCATCCCCTACCCGATCCCGGCCCGCAAGGCCTACAGCGCCTGA
- the folD gene encoding bifunctional methylenetetrahydrofolate dehydrogenase/methenyltetrahydrofolate cyclohydrolase FolD, whose product MATLLDGRRLAGEIEARLQAVIAMHGTQLGRPPGLAVLRVGDDPASGVYVANKEKACARVGITSLGAHLAAGTGAEEVLAAVRRLNADPCCDGILLQLPLPAGLAEGPLLMAIDPAKDADGLHTLNLGHLLKGEPGPRSCTPAGVMALLARHSVALAGQRAVVVGRSILVGQPMALMLQAADATVTVAHSRTADLAALTRQADVLVVAAGRPRMIGAEHVKRGAVVVDVGIHRTESGLCGDVRFEEVEPIASAISPVPGGVGPMTVTMLLVNTVVAWCRRAGLDHGLGDLVP is encoded by the coding sequence ATGGCCACCCTTCTGGATGGCCGCCGCCTGGCCGGCGAAATCGAAGCCCGGCTGCAGGCGGTGATTGCCATGCATGGCACCCAGCTGGGTCGCCCCCCCGGGCTGGCCGTTTTACGGGTGGGTGATGACCCCGCCAGCGGCGTCTACGTAGCCAACAAGGAAAAGGCCTGCGCCAGGGTCGGCATCACCAGCCTCGGCGCCCATCTGGCCGCCGGCACCGGCGCCGAGGAGGTGCTCGCCGCCGTGCGCCGCCTCAATGCCGATCCCTGCTGTGATGGCATCCTGCTGCAGCTGCCCCTGCCGGCCGGGCTGGCGGAGGGTCCCCTGCTGATGGCAATCGATCCGGCCAAGGATGCCGATGGTCTCCACACCCTCAACCTGGGCCACCTGCTCAAGGGGGAACCCGGGCCCCGCAGCTGCACCCCCGCCGGGGTGATGGCCCTGCTGGCCCGCCACAGCGTGGCGCTGGCCGGCCAACGGGCCGTGGTGGTGGGCCGCAGCATCCTGGTGGGCCAGCCCATGGCGCTGATGCTGCAGGCCGCCGACGCCACCGTCACGGTGGCCCATTCCCGCACCGCCGATCTGGCCGCCCTCACCCGCCAGGCCGACGTGCTGGTGGTGGCCGCCGGCCGACCGCGCATGATCGGCGCCGAGCACGTCAAACGTGGTGCGGTGGTGGTGGATGTGGGCATTCACCGCACCGAGAGCGGCCTCTGCGGCGATGTGCGCTTTGAGGAGGTGGAGCCGATCGCCAGTGCCATCAGCCCCGTGCCCGGCGGCGTTGGCCCAATGACCGTCACCATGCTGCTGGTGAACACCGTGGTGGCCTGGTGCCGCCGGGCCGGGCTGGACCACGGCCTGGGCGATCTGGTGCCTTAA
- the crtE gene encoding geranylgeranyl diphosphate synthase CrtE, with product MTAAVTTTFDFAAYLEAARLRVEGALAASLGPERPETLREAMRYSLLAGGKRLRPILCLAACELAGGDSELAMPTAVALEMVHTMSLIHDDLPAMDNDDLRRGRPTNHKVYGEAKAILAGDALLTRAFEMVSLRSPGVPPQQLLAVVGELSLASGAPGLVGGQVVDLECEGKSVDLATLEYIHLHKTGALLRACVLSGALIAGAPEALLAALRTYARGIGLAFQIIDDILDVTASSEVLGKTAGKDLTADKTTYPKLLGLEESRQRADALVAEAKAALAPFATGEPQALKAAPLLALADFITSRDR from the coding sequence ATGACCGCGGCGGTAACAACCACGTTTGATTTCGCCGCCTACCTGGAGGCCGCCCGCCTGAGGGTGGAAGGGGCGCTCGCTGCCTCCCTGGGGCCGGAGCGACCCGAGACCCTGCGGGAGGCGATGCGCTATTCACTGCTGGCTGGCGGCAAGAGGCTGCGGCCGATCCTCTGCCTGGCTGCCTGTGAGCTGGCCGGCGGCGACAGCGAGCTGGCGATGCCGACGGCGGTGGCCCTGGAGATGGTGCACACGATGTCGTTGATCCATGACGACCTTCCCGCCATGGACAACGACGACCTGCGCCGCGGCCGGCCCACCAACCACAAGGTTTACGGCGAAGCCAAGGCGATCTTGGCCGGCGATGCCCTGCTCACCCGCGCCTTCGAGATGGTGTCTCTGCGCAGCCCCGGCGTGCCCCCCCAGCAGCTGCTTGCCGTGGTGGGCGAACTCTCCCTGGCCTCCGGTGCCCCCGGCCTGGTGGGCGGACAGGTGGTGGATCTGGAATGCGAGGGCAAATCCGTTGACCTCGCCACCCTCGAATACATCCACCTGCACAAAACCGGCGCCCTGCTGCGGGCCTGCGTGCTCAGCGGCGCCCTGATCGCCGGCGCCCCAGAGGCGCTGCTGGCGGCCCTCCGCACCTACGCCCGCGGCATTGGCCTGGCCTTCCAGATCATCGACGACATCCTCGATGTCACCGCTAGCAGTGAGGTGCTCGGCAAGACCGCCGGCAAGGACCTCACCGCCGACAAGACCACCTATCCCAAGCTGCTGGGCCTGGAGGAATCCCGCCAGCGGGCCGATGCCCTGGTGGCCGAGGCCAAGGCGGCCCTGGCACCCTTTGCCACCGGGGAGCCGCAGGCGCTCAAGGCCGCGCCCCTACTCGCCCTGGCCGACTTCATCACCAGTCGCGACCGATGA